The genomic region CCTGTTGCAGGATCTGAGAACGAGACAGGTTGGCTGTTTCCGAGGCGAAGTCAGCATCCTGAATGCGGCTGCGAGATGCAGACAGGTTTTCAGACGTCACCTGCAGGTTCGAAATGCTGGTTTCAAAGCGAGACTGCAAGGCACCCAGCTTGGCTCGTTCACCGTTGATGAAGGACAAAGCCGAATCCACAGTCTTCAATGCATCCGTCGCCTTGGAGAAGGTTGTCACATCCAGATCAGACACCTTCTTCAGGGTGGAAGATGCATCCGCAAACGCATCGGTTGCTGCGGCTGTAGAGGCATCCACCGAGAAGGACTTGTCCGAATCCAGGGTGATGTAGCCACTGGTCACGGAGTTGTCTGCAGTGGTATCGGCAGCCAGTGTGACAGCACCGCCCGAAGTAGTGCCGTCGGCAGCCAGCTTTTGCAGCGAAACAGTACCGCTGTTTTGCACTGCAGTATCTGCCACGCGGATGTCATTGCCTGTGGCGTTGGTCAGGATCACGCCTGTTCCAGCCGAGTTGAGCGATGCGGTCACCCCCGTCTTGGAGCTTTGATCATTGATGGCAGACACTGCGGCCGACAAACCGTCAGCAGTGTTGCTTGCACTCAGTGTGAAGGAAATAGCCTGATCCGAGCTATTGTCCGAACGCAGGTTGAGGGAGTAGGAGCCTGCGGCGCCAAAAGTCATCTGCACGTCCGTACGGGCTGTAGCGGTAACGCCCGTATCGCCCTTCACCGCATTCACGTTATCGGCTATGGTTTTTGCAGTTTCGTTGGCTGCCACGTTGACGACCTTGCTGCCCACCGAACCATTGATGGTGACAGCTGAGCTGGTAACACCGTTGGCACCCCAGGCGCCTGTGGCTGCCGAAGCGCCAGCAGCAGCGACTTGGTTGTTTCCGTAAACGGAAGTGCGCAGGTTGGCGGTAGCGGCAGTAATGGTCTGGTTGGCGTTGGCACCCACTTGGAATTGCTGGGTACCGAAGCTGCCATCGAGCAGCTTTTGACCGTTGAACTCGGTAGTTTGCGAGATCCGATCCAATTCAGATACCAGTTGCGAGACTTCCTGCTGCAGCGCCTTGCGGTCACCTGCGCTGTTGGAAGCGTTGGCCGACTGCACAGCCAGTTCACGCACACGCTGCAGGATGTCACCGGAGGCCTTGAGCGCACCTTCAGCCGTCTGAGCAAGCGAAATACCGTCATTGGCGTTACGCACAGCTTGATTCAAGCCCTTGATCTGGCTGGTGAAGCGCTCAGAAATCGCCAGACCGGCGGCGTCGTCCTTGGCGCTGTTGATGCGCAAACCGGAAGACAGGCGCTGGATGGAGGTGTTGAGCGAACTCTGGCTTGCACCCAGATTGCGCTGTGCGGTCAACGATGCAACGTTGGTATTGATGGTGGATGCCATGGCAAATCTCCTGAAAAGAACTGACTGAATATGGCGTTTCCGCCAACTGGGCGCCAGGTCTACCTGGCCTCAGTGCTCACCAGTTGCCTTGGGGCTGTCGGGTGAACGGCGGGCCTCACTCTTGTTTCATGCGTCCCGTTGAGTAGGTTTTCGGGTGCTCGGCAGAAAACTTTAGGGGCAAACGCACGGATAAGACGGTTTTTCTGCGTCTTATCGCCCTAACACAAAAACAGCAGCTCCTCACAATTCCTCCATCGTTCCCAAAAAGTCCGCCGGAGGGGCAACGCTTAAACCGGCAGAAATGTTTGTCTTCAGCTCTGCAGGAGTAACGCAATGGCATCCACTATCAATACCAACGTTGCATCGTTGACCGCGCAACGTAACCTCAGCACGAGCCAGAGTTCGCTGAACACTTCCATTCAGCGCCTGTCCTCGGGTCTGCGCATCAACAGCGCCAAGGACGACGCCGCCGGTCTGGCGATCTCTGAGCGCTTCACCAGCCAGATTCGCGGGCTGAACCAGGCTGC from Acidovorax sp. DW039 harbors:
- a CDS encoding flagellin, producing MASTINTNVASLTAQRNLGASQSSLNTSIQRLSSGLRINSAKDDAAGLAISERFTSQIKGLNQAVRNANDGISLAQTAEGALKASGDILQRVRELAVQSANASNSAGDRKALQQEVSQLVSELDRISQTTEFNGQKLLDGSFGTQQFQVGANANQTITAATANLRTSVYGNNQVAAAGASAATGAWGANGVTSSAVTINGSVGSKVVNVAANETAKTIADNVNAVKGDTGVTATARTDVQMTFGAAGSYSLNLRSDNSSDQAISFTLSASNTADGLSAAVSAINDQSSKTGVTASLNSAGTGVILTNATGNDIRVADTAVQNSGTVSLQKLAADGTTSGGAVTLAADTTADNSVTSGYITLDSDKSFSVDASTAAATDAFADASSTLKKVSDLDVTTFSKATDALKTVDSALSFINGERAKLGALQSRFETSISNLQVTSENLSASRSRIQDADFASETANLSRSQILQQAGTAMVAQANQLPQGVLSLLRG